The sequence CTGCAGGTGATTGGCAATGACTGACTGAATATGCTGATCATGTATTTTTTCATAGAAATCACAATCTGATTGATCAGAGCATCACTAGTTACTAATCTTGCTATCTTCTCTGTACATCAACTTATAACATCCATGCGATTTATCCTCCCCATCCACACCACATGTTCTTCTgcattaattaaattttttatacGTGGAAGAAAAACTAATCCTTTTGTGGTATTTTGGGATCTTTTGGGATTTGAAAAGGCCCAGTGTAGGCTACCTCATCTCCGCCAGCCTCCGGGTGATGACCACGCCCACGTTGGACAATGCAGaagaggtcacatgacctgcatGAACGAGACCTTCCTTGGTCCTCATGCATCTGCAGGCAGAAGGAATTGGCAGCATTAATTAAGAAGCGCCAAAAAAAGTGTCCACTCGACACACCCAAAACAGAACAGAAGGCCTGCACATACGCTTCACGCCGGACCTCCCGCTAATACCGCTGCTGCTTATACTAATTCAGGCTGTAAGGCTATTAACAGAGCACCAATCCTATTGCGCTCACAAAATCCCATCACTTGTTCCAAAGAGGAAACAAACGTGCGAGCACCTGACAAAAacaacggggggggggtccCACGTACGATCAATGTTTTCCTTCGAGAAGGAGAAACAAACACTCACACGTTGGAGTTGTTGATGTCATCCAAGACCGCAGAGGCTGTGAGATATCTGCAAAGAGATCGACATCACTGATTTCCCGATTGCATAATCACCACCAGGTTTGAGTAGCGTGCAAGCTGAGATCTCATTATTGAAACACGCGATGAGCGCACTCACGGGGAGGAGATCTGCACTTCCTGCCAGCCTTTGGACAGGTTCTCCTTCAGGCTGCTGAGAGGGCCCATCCCCAGCTGCCTCCTGATATCGGCGGCCGACCTATCTTTGGTCAGCAGCACCTGCCTGAGGGTCTGAATCTCCTCCTCCATCTGGTCACAAAAACGCAGCGAGATGGAGTCCGTCAGGGGACATGGCGAGTCTGGTTCTGCTTTGGGTGAATCAAATTAACAGCCAATTGAAGTCTCACCTTGGCGAGTTCGAACCTCAGATTGTCCCGGTCCTCGTCGCTTAGCTCTGCGGGTGAGCATCCATTTCCTGGCATGTTGGAGGAGAAAGTCCCGCCAAAACCTTGAGCAGAATGACAGATTGTTAATTTGAAGCGACCTTTGTGTGTGAGTGATCTTCATCACTGACGATGAATGTCGTTGATACGGCTGTTGTTGTGCCCATTGTTCTCTCATCCCGGTCGCTCAACCTCTCAATCCTGTTTTCTCTTTTTGGAGATTTCGTCCTTTGAGGAAATCATTCCTGACCTCAGATGGTTTTCGAGGAGTATTAAtaacagttaccttgaaaaat is a genomic window of Festucalex cinctus isolate MCC-2025b chromosome 2, RoL_Fcin_1.0, whole genome shotgun sequence containing:
- the LOC144013920 gene encoding tumor protein D54-like isoform X1, which translates into the protein MSRPGFGGTFSSNMPGNGCSPAELSDEDRDNLRFELAKMEEEIQTLRQVLLTKDRSAADIRRQLGMGPLSSLKENLSKGWQEVQISSPYLTASAVLDDINNSNVCMRTKEGLVHAGHVTSSALSNVGVVITRRLAEMRALPLPSPPRTLSHTMSVPSMRHSSTFKSFEEMVGSVKRRR
- the LOC144013920 gene encoding tumor protein D54-like isoform X2; this encodes MPGNGCSPAELSDEDRDNLRFELAKMEEEIQTLRQVLLTKDRSAADIRRQLGMGPLSSLKENLSKGWQEVQISSPYLTASAVLDDINNSNVCMRTKEGLVHAGHVTSSALSNVGVVITRRLAEMRALPLPSPPRTLSHTMSVPSMRHSSTFKSFEEMVGSVKRRR